A window of the Tiliqua scincoides isolate rTilSci1 chromosome 5, rTilSci1.hap2, whole genome shotgun sequence genome harbors these coding sequences:
- the CLDN12 gene encoding claudin-12 — protein MLNMGCRDVHAATVLAFLSGTAALSGLIAAALLPNWRQMRLYTFNKNEKNVTVYAGLWIKCVRFDGSKDCVIYDTEWYTAVDQLDLRVLQLALPISMLTTVLALLLCLIGMCNTAFISTVPNIKQARCLINSAGCHLVAGLFFLLACVICLTPSIWVIFHNQQMNKKYEPVFTFDISVYIAIASAGGLLFTAILLFLWYCACKTLPSPFWQPLYSHAPSVHSYASHPYSARSRHSAIEIDIPVVTHAS, from the coding sequence ATGCTCAATATGGGTTGCCGTGATGTCCATGCTGCAACCGTCCTGGCCTTTCTTTCCGGAACAGCAGCCTTATCGGGACTCATCGCTGCTGCCCTCCTTCCTAACTGGAGACAAATGCGACTGTACACTTTTAACAAAAACGAAAAGAATGTGACCGTCTACGCTGGGCTGTGGATTAAATGCGTTCGCTTTGATGGAAGCAAAGACTGTGTGATTTATGATACGGAGTGGTATACAGCAGTTGACCAGTTGGATCTGCGTGTTCTCCAGTTGGCCCTCCCCATAAGCATGTTAACCACTGTCTTGGCTCTCCTCCTCTGTTTGATTGGCATGTGTAACACGGCCTTCATCTCAACAGTGCCAAACATCAAGCAGGCCAGATGTCTCATAAACAGCGCAGGCTGCCACCTTGTGGCTGGTCTCTTCTTTCTCCTTGCATGTGTGATTTGCCTGACACCATCTATCTGGGTCATTTTCCATAACcaacaaatgaacaaaaaataTGAGCCGGTTTTCACCTTTGACATCTCGGTGTACATTGCTATTGCCAGTGCAGGAGGCTTACTGTTCACTGCAATTCTTCTATTCCTGTGGTATTGTGCGTGCAAAACATTGCCTTCCCCTTTTTGGCAGCCTTTGTACTCACATGCTCCCAGTGTACACAGTTATGCCTCCCATCCCTATTCTGCACGATCGCGCCATTCTGCCATTGAAATCGACATCCCTGTAGTTACACATGCTTCTTAA